From one Phocaeicola salanitronis DSM 18170 genomic stretch:
- a CDS encoding HAD family hydrolase gives MKKLVIFDLDGTLLNTIADLAGATNYALKACGYPQHDTDEYRFFVGNGINKLFERALPEAERNETNIRKIRSLFVPYYNMHNADLSRPYPAIPHVLETLQEKGMALAVASNKYQEATEKLIKHYFPQIHFLRIFGQRENVPVKPDPSVIVEIMQAAGASPQDTAYIGDSGVDMQTGINAGTETIGAAWGFRPRTELEAYHPAFIADTPEELLDFLMK, from the coding sequence ATGAAAAAACTGGTTATATTCGACTTAGACGGAACCCTGCTCAACACCATCGCCGACCTTGCCGGAGCCACCAACTATGCCCTCAAGGCTTGCGGATACCCTCAGCACGATACCGACGAATACCGTTTCTTTGTCGGAAACGGAATCAACAAGCTCTTCGAGCGAGCCCTGCCCGAAGCAGAGCGGAACGAAACGAACATCCGGAAAATACGCTCGCTCTTCGTTCCTTATTATAATATGCACAATGCCGACTTAAGCCGCCCCTATCCGGCGATACCGCATGTGCTTGAAACGCTTCAGGAAAAAGGAATGGCCCTCGCCGTAGCCTCGAACAAATATCAGGAAGCCACCGAAAAGCTCATCAAGCACTATTTCCCGCAAATCCATTTCCTCCGCATCTTCGGCCAGCGGGAGAATGTGCCCGTCAAGCCCGACCCCAGCGTGATAGTGGAAATCATGCAGGCCGCAGGAGCATCCCCCCAAGACACAGCTTACATCGGAGATTCAGGCGTAGACATGCAGACGGGCATCAATGCCGGAACAGAAACCATCGGCGCCGCCTGGGGATTCCGTCCGCGCACCGAACTGGAAGCCTACCATCCCGCATTCATCGCCGATACACCCGAAGAATTGCTTGATTTTCTGATGAAGTAG
- a CDS encoding type II toxin-antitoxin system HicB family antitoxin — MNASVPFPENYVLECTADGGYYAYLSDYDQCCAYGETEDDALANLQDVAEEYFNEIALLYRIEDAS, encoded by the coding sequence ATGAATGCAAGTGTACCTTTTCCTGAAAATTACGTGTTAGAATGTACGGCAGACGGTGGCTATTACGCCTATTTGTCAGACTATGACCAATGCTGTGCTTACGGTGAGACAGAAGATGACGCTCTGGCAAATCTTCAGGATGTAGCCGAAGAGTATTTCAACGAAATCGCCCTGTTATACCGGATAGAGGATGCAAGCTGA
- a CDS encoding START-like domain-containing protein, translated as MKKKIHIEYTLPPASSTVLWNAISTPSGLEHWFADKVLKHEKTFTFQWGKTETRNAEIINLRTESFVRFHWSDEEPRTYFELKIHYNELTSDLSLEVTDFADAGEEEDVINLWDSQIETLRRACGI; from the coding sequence ATGAAAAAGAAAATACACATAGAATATACCCTGCCTCCCGCTTCGAGTACCGTCCTTTGGAACGCAATCAGTACGCCATCGGGACTGGAACACTGGTTTGCAGACAAAGTACTGAAACACGAAAAGACCTTTACCTTCCAATGGGGGAAAACCGAAACGCGCAATGCCGAAATCATCAACCTGCGCACCGAATCGTTTGTCCGCTTCCATTGGAGCGACGAAGAGCCCCGCACGTACTTCGAGCTGAAAATCCATTACAACGAACTGACGAGCGACCTCTCGCTGGAAGTGACCGACTTTGCCGATGCCGGCGAAGAAGAAGATGTCATCAACTTATGGGACTCTCAAATCGAGACGTTGCGGCGGGCATGCGGCATATAA
- the pfkA gene encoding 6-phosphofructokinase yields MKQIKCIGILTSGGDASGMNAAIRAVTRSAIFNGYTVKGIYRGYEGLIRNEIKEFTTQDVSSIIQRGGTILKTARSKDFMTPEGRKVAYDNMVAAGIDALIVIGGNGSLTGALTFAQEFNVPCIGLPGTIDNDLYGTDSTIGYDTALNTIVECVDKIRDTATSHDRIFFVEVMGRDAGFLAQNSAIASGAEAAIIPEDQTDVDQLEQFIGRGFRKSKNSSIVIVSESPKDGGAMHYAERVKKEYPQYDVRVTILGHLQRGGSPSAYDRILASRLGVGAIEALKEDQRNVMIGIRNDKVVYVPFSEAIKKDKPLDKSLIQVLDELSI; encoded by the coding sequence ATGAAACAAATTAAATGTATTGGAATCTTGACTTCGGGAGGTGATGCTTCGGGCATGAATGCGGCTATCCGTGCGGTGACACGCAGCGCTATTTTCAACGGGTATACGGTGAAAGGAATTTACCGAGGTTATGAAGGTTTGATTCGGAATGAAATCAAGGAGTTTACCACGCAAGATGTGAGCAGCATTATCCAGCGTGGAGGTACGATATTGAAAACGGCACGTTCGAAGGACTTCATGACTCCGGAAGGCCGTAAGGTGGCGTATGATAACATGGTGGCGGCAGGCATCGATGCGTTGATTGTCATCGGCGGGAACGGTTCGTTGACGGGTGCGCTGACTTTTGCGCAAGAGTTTAATGTGCCGTGTATCGGTTTGCCCGGAACGATTGACAATGACTTGTACGGAACCGACTCGACCATCGGCTATGATACGGCACTGAATACCATCGTGGAATGTGTGGACAAGATACGTGACACCGCGACTTCGCACGACCGCATCTTCTTTGTGGAAGTAATGGGGCGTGACGCCGGATTCCTTGCCCAGAACAGTGCGATAGCTTCGGGAGCCGAAGCTGCCATTATCCCGGAAGACCAGACCGACGTAGACCAGCTGGAGCAGTTTATCGGGCGCGGCTTCCGCAAGTCGAAGAACAGCAGTATCGTGATTGTGTCCGAATCGCCTAAGGACGGAGGAGCTATGCACTATGCCGAGCGTGTGAAGAAAGAATATCCGCAATACGACGTGCGTGTCACCATTTTGGGGCACTTGCAGCGGGGAGGTTCTCCGAGTGCGTACGACCGTATTTTGGCAAGCCGCCTGGGGGTAGGTGCTATCGAGGCGCTGAAAGAAGACCAGCGGAACGTGATGATAGGTATCCGTAATGATAAGGTGGTGTATGTGCCTTTCTCGGAAGCCATCAAGAAAGACAAGCCGCTCGACAAGTCGCTTATTCAGGTGCTTGACGAGTTATCGATTTGA
- a CDS encoding nitrous oxide-stimulated promoter family protein: MSRTPSHIEREKRVVTQMIRLYCRHKEGNATLCPACQALLEYAHARLSHCRYGEQKPTCKQCPIHCYSPRMRGQMRTVMRYAGPRMLFHHPWSALLHLWHERRR; this comes from the coding sequence ATGAGCCGTACCCCCTCACACATCGAACGAGAGAAGCGCGTAGTAACGCAAATGATCAGGCTCTATTGCCGCCATAAAGAAGGAAACGCCACGCTCTGCCCCGCCTGCCAGGCACTTTTGGAATATGCCCATGCCCGCCTCTCGCATTGCCGCTACGGCGAACAGAAACCCACCTGCAAGCAATGCCCCATCCATTGTTACAGTCCCCGGATGCGCGGACAGATGCGAACCGTCATGCGCTACGCCGGCCCGCGCATGTTGTTTCACCATCCCTGGTCCGCCCTGCTCCACCTTTGGCACGAACGACGGAGATAG
- a CDS encoding LptF/LptG family permease, producing MLRIKKLDIFILKSFLLLFAGTFFICLFIFMMQFLWRYVDELVGKGLEINILAQFFFYSGLTLIPISLPLAILLAALMTFGNFGERYELLSMKAAGIPLLRIMCPVILFCAFLGLMSFIFQNEIGPRAQKKLWTLLVSMKQKSPEVDIPEGVFYSEIDGYNIYVKHKDRETGMLKDVLIYNFSDGFENAHIIWAEEGKLEMTADKKHLYLHLYNGEQFENLKSQSVISRNVPYRRESFKEKHTLIQFDSGFNMVDGDFLDRRSDIKNMREISQTIDSLETHADSIGRAYFNDVIHTAYKTPVLTKSDSTKLEKLNVAYINTDSIFNSMTSQEKSSTLSKTENRVSSLLSECEMKSFLTKDTDRNILSHRSDWHKKITLSLACLIFFFIGAPLGAIIRKGGLGMPVVISVVIFVIYYIIDSGATRVGKSGEMNVALGTWMSTLVLAPLGAFFTYKSNKDSVVFNIDTYAAFFRKVFGIRLSRHMFKKEVIIHTPAYRDNAETLEQISAACEEYLRTHRLKGLPNYIKIFTSNKHDDAIADLSQQMETVIEELSNTKDPVLLNLMNNYPFLWVKSHKSPFENRWLNALLGIVLPAGVLVYLNIWRFRIRLEKDLKTIIKTNGQIVERIKDQQYYHLQS from the coding sequence ATGCTACGCATAAAAAAACTGGATATATTCATTTTAAAGAGCTTCTTGCTGCTCTTTGCCGGAACTTTCTTTATCTGCCTTTTCATCTTCATGATGCAGTTCTTATGGAGATATGTAGACGAGCTGGTAGGAAAGGGCTTGGAGATTAACATACTTGCCCAATTCTTTTTCTATTCGGGCCTGACACTGATTCCGATATCGCTTCCGCTTGCCATCCTGCTGGCGGCCCTCATGACTTTCGGGAACTTCGGAGAGCGGTATGAATTGCTTTCGATGAAAGCCGCAGGCATTCCCCTGCTCCGCATCATGTGCCCCGTCATCTTGTTCTGCGCATTCCTGGGGCTCATGTCTTTCATCTTCCAAAACGAAATCGGTCCGCGTGCACAAAAGAAATTGTGGACGTTATTGGTCTCGATGAAACAGAAATCGCCTGAAGTGGACATTCCGGAAGGCGTATTCTATAGCGAAATCGACGGATACAACATCTACGTAAAACATAAAGACCGCGAAACGGGCATGCTGAAAGACGTGCTCATCTATAATTTCTCGGACGGCTTCGAAAACGCGCACATCATCTGGGCGGAAGAAGGAAAGCTGGAAATGACCGCCGACAAAAAGCATTTGTACCTGCACCTGTACAACGGAGAGCAATTCGAGAACCTGAAATCCCAGTCGGTCATCTCGCGGAACGTGCCCTACCGGCGCGAATCATTCAAGGAAAAGCATACGCTCATCCAGTTCGACTCGGGCTTCAATATGGTGGACGGCGATTTCCTCGACCGCCGTTCGGACATCAAGAACATGCGTGAAATCTCCCAGACCATCGACTCGCTGGAAACACACGCAGACAGCATCGGACGCGCTTATTTCAACGATGTTATCCATACCGCCTATAAAACTCCGGTGCTCACCAAATCCGACTCAACCAAACTGGAAAAGCTGAACGTGGCATATATCAATACCGACAGCATCTTCAACTCGATGACCTCGCAAGAGAAATCGAGCACCCTGAGCAAGACGGAAAACCGGGTATCCTCGCTATTATCCGAGTGCGAGATGAAAAGCTTTCTGACCAAAGACACAGACCGGAACATCCTCTCTCACCGGTCGGACTGGCACAAGAAGATTACCCTCTCGCTTGCCTGCCTTATCTTCTTCTTTATCGGCGCACCGCTGGGAGCCATTATCCGTAAAGGCGGGCTGGGCATGCCGGTAGTGATATCGGTAGTGATTTTCGTTATTTATTACATCATCGATTCAGGCGCGACCCGCGTCGGGAAGAGCGGCGAAATGAATGTAGCGTTAGGCACGTGGATGAGTACCCTCGTCCTGGCTCCGTTAGGCGCGTTTTTCACGTACAAGTCGAACAAAGACTCCGTGGTATTCAACATCGACACGTATGCAGCCTTCTTCCGGAAAGTGTTCGGCATACGCCTTTCCAGACACATGTTCAAAAAAGAAGTGATTATCCACACCCCTGCTTACCGGGACAATGCGGAAACACTGGAACAAATCAGTGCCGCATGTGAGGAATACCTGCGCACGCACCGCCTGAAAGGATTGCCCAACTACATCAAGATATTCACAAGCAACAAGCATGATGACGCCATAGCCGACCTCAGCCAACAGATGGAAACGGTCATCGAGGAACTTTCGAACACCAAAGACCCCGTCTTGCTGAACCTGATGAACAATTACCCGTTCTTGTGGGTTAAGTCTCATAAAAGCCCGTTCGAAAACCGTTGGCTCAATGCCCTGCTGGGCATCGTGCTACCTGCCGGCGTG